Part of the Flavobacterium okayamense genome, TTCTTTTTGAATAAAGCAAAACTGTCATCTATTAATCTACCTGTTTCTAATTGGTAGCCATTTTGTAATTTTTGTTCAATTCGATTTTTCATAAAGTGTTTAATTAATTAAATTCCAAACAACATCATCTGGAGTTGGAGCTATGAAAGTAATAATTTCTTTTGTAACAGGATGTTTTAAAATTAATTTTCTTGCATGTAAATGAATGCCACCATCTGGATTACTTCTATTGAAACCATATTTTAAATCACCTTTTATAGGTGAGCCAATTGCTGCTAACTGACAACGTATTTGATGATGTCTGCCTGTGTGCAAATCAATTTCAAGTGCAAAATAATTATCAAGTTTTGATAGAATAGAGTAGGAAAGACTCGATTTTTTACTATTCGGAACTTCTTTAGAATGTGCTTTAGAAGTATTGTTTTTGGGATTTCGAGTTAAGAAATGAACTAAAGTATCACTTTCTTTAGGCGGGCAATTTTTTACAACAGCCCAATACGTTTTTTGGTTTTCCTTGTTTTTAAAAGTTTCGTTTAAACGCGACAATGCTTTAGAAGTTCTAGCAAATACAACAATTCCTGAAGTTGGTCGATCTAATCGATGAACAACTCCTAAAAAGACTTCTCCAGGCTTATTATACTTAACTTTAATATATTCTTTTACAATTTCTGAAAGCGGTTTGTCTCCAGTTTTATCACCTTGAACAATATCACCTATGCGCTTATTTACCACAATAATATGATTGTCTTCGTATAGAACTTGCAAATTATCTTTAGTTGATAGGATTTTCATTTAGATTTTAGACTTTAAGATTTTAGATTTTTAGTACTGATTTAAATCGAACAATCATTTTAACAATTTCATTCAAATCTCTAAGTAACTCTTCAATTGTGTTAGGTGAAATAAACTTTAAATCTAAAGAAATTAATAATTGAGTTTCTAATTCGTAGCATGAACCAATAGCGATTTCTAAAAACCGCCCAAATTCTTTATTTGAATTTCTTGACGAACCTTCAGCAATATTAGATGGAACTGAAACAGAAGCTCTTCTAAGTTGATTCGTTAACCCAAATTTCTCCGATTCTGTAAATTCAGAGGTTATATCGTAAACTTTTGAACAAAACAATCGACTTCTTTTCCAAATTTCTAATTCCTTAAAATTATGCATAAACCTTATAAAGTCTTTAATCTGATATTCTAAAATCTAAACCTCTAGACTAATATTGTTCATTATCGTTAGGAAAATCTTGAGATTTAACATCATCAACGTATTGTCCGATAGCATTGCTCATATCTTCAAACAAATTCATGTATCGACGTAAAAATCTTGGGTGAAATTCATGTGTCATTCCTATCATATCATGTACCACTAAAACTTGTCCGTCTACGCCATTTCCAGCACCAATTCCAATGACAGGAATTGAAATGCTTTCGGCAACTCGTTTAGCTAATTTTGCAGGAATTTTTTCTAAAACAAGAGCAAAACAACCAATTTTTTCAAGCATTTTAGCGTCTTCAATTAGTTTTTCAGCTTCTTCGTCTTCTTTAGCTCTAACGGTATATGTGCCGAATTTGTAGATTGATTGAGGTGTTAGTCCTAAATGTCCCATTACCGGTATTCCTGCTTGAAGTATTTTTTTTATAGATTCTTTAATTTCTCTTCCGCCTTCTAATTTTACCGCATGTCCGCCACTTTCTTTCATTACACGAATTGCCGAACGTAAAGCTTCTTTAGAATCTGATTGATAACTTCCAAATGGTAAATCAACAACCACTAATGCTCTTGCAGCAGCTCTAACAACAGATGAAGCATGATAAATCATTTGATCTAATGTAATAGGAAGAGTTGTTTCATGTCCGGCCATTACATTACTAGCTGAATCACCAACTAAAATAACATCTACACCTGCAGTGTCAACAATTTTAGCCATAGTGAAATCGTATGCAGTTAACATGGAGATTTTTTCTCCATTTTCTTTCATCTCGATTAATGTTTTTGTGGTAATTCTTTTATAATCTTTTTTAGCTACAGACATCTTAAATATTTTTTGAAACACAAATTTATGAAATGATAAATTCTTTTAATGTAAAATGAATAACTAATTTTAAGTTTCTAATTTTTTTATTTTTTAAACTCAAGACAGATTGTAACATTTTCGATTCATGAGCTACATATAATAAAAAATAATTTATGCAAAAAGTTTTTGTTTTTATAGCAACTCTAATATCAAGTTTAGTATTAAGTCAAAACTCTGATCCTAAACAAATTGTTGATGAGTTTTTTATTGGATTTCATGCAAAGGATTCAATAGTACTCCAGAAAGTTTGTCATACAAACATGTCACTTCAAACTGTTACAAACGCTAAAGAAAATTCAAGATTAAAAACAGAAAAAGCTTCAGAGTTTTTTAAATCCATAGCTTCAATTCCTGATAATATTAAAGTATTGGAAAAAATTACCGATTATGAAGTTAAAATAGATGGTAATATGGCACATGTTTGGACTCCATATGAATTTTATGTTAACGGCCAATTAAGCCATATAGGAGTAAATTCATTTACTATGGTGAAAGAACCAAATGGAGAATGGAAAATTGTACATATTATTGATACTAGAAGAAAACAATAATTATTTTTTATCGTTAAAATAAGAAATCACTATTCCAAAAATATAAGCAATTATATCGCTCCATAAAAAACCTTCCCCAAGAATATAATGGCCTAATTGTGTTTTCCTAATGCTATTTAACCATTCTATTCCTTGAATTAATTGTGAAAGTTCAATTGAAAAACAAAGAAGTAAACCAATAATAGCAATTACTTCTTTTTTATGGTTTAGAAATAAAAAACGTAAACCAAAGTAAATTAATATTGCGTATAAAAAATCGCCAATAAATAATGGAATAAGACTCACTTTTCGAGAAAGTATTCCTAGACAAATTATTACGATTATTAGTAATAAATATTTTAAACGTAAAGAATTCAATGAGATTAACAATCTGCTAAATTAACACCAATGGCTAATCCGCCTTCAGAAGTTTCTTTATACTTAGAGTTCATATCTTTTGCAGTTTCCCACATAGTGTTGACTACTTTATCTAAAGGAACTTTTACATTTTTAGCATCAGTTTCTAAAGCAAGCTCGGCAGCATTAATTGCTTTTATTGCCCCCATAGTGTTTCTTTCAATGCATGGAATTTGTACCAAACCACCAATAGGGTCACAAGTTAGTCCTAAATGATGTTCCATAGCAATTTCAGCAGCAACTAAAACTTGATCTGGAGTTCCGCCCATAACTTCACATAACGCCCCAGCAGCCATTGCACTTGAAACTCCAATTTCAGCTTGACATCCACCCATAGCGGCAGAAATAGTTGCACCTTTTTTGAAGATTGAGCCAATTTCGCCCGCAACCATTAAAAATTGTTTAATTTGTTCCTCGTTTGCTTCGTGGTTTTCAATTACCATATAATACATTAGAACAGCAGGAATAACTCCGGCGCTTCCGTTTGTAGGTGCAGTAACCACTCTACCTAAAGAAGCATTTACTTCATTAACTGAAAGTGCAAAACACGAAACCCATTTTAGAATTTGTCTAAACTTAACTTCTGTTTGTCTAATAATTTGTAACCAAGAATAAGGATCATCATAAGGTAAAACACCAATTAAGTTTTTATGCATATCATAAGCACGACGTCTGACATTTAATCCACCAGGAAGTGTTCCTTCAGTATGGCAACCAATGTACATACATTCTAACATGGTATCCCAAATGCGAAGTAATTCAGAGTTAATTTCTTCTTCAGTTCGCATCGATTTTTCATTTTCATAAACTATTTGAGAAATCGATTTATTTTCTTTATGACAAAAGTCTAACAATTCACTTGCTTTATCTACCGGATAAGGGAACGCATATTTTATTTCTTCATTTCCATTATTTTCATCTTCTTTTACAACAAACCCACCACCAATTGAATAAAAAGTTGAGCTGTATTCTGTAGTTTCGGTATAAACTGTAAACGTTAATCCGTTTGCATGAAATGGTAGGAAATTTCTATTAAAAACGATATCTGTTTCAGGATTGAAAGGAATAATAATTTCGTTTCCTAAAAAGATTTCGTTTTTATTTTTAATTGCTGAAATAATTACATCAATACTTTCTACGGGAATATATTCTGGGTCAGCGCCACTTAATCCAAGCATAACTGCTAAATCTGTAGCATGTCCTTTTCCTGTTAAAGATAAAGAACCATATAAATCAACTTTTACTCGAATGATTGTATCTATTAGTTTTTGTTCTCTAACTTCATTTAAAAATCTTTCGGCTGCACGCCAAGGTCCAAGAGTGTGTGAACTTGAAGGTCCAACACCAATTTTCAACATATCGAAAACTGAAATACATTCCATACTAAAACGTTTGAGTTACAAAGATAAACAAAAGCGAATCACAAAATATACAAGCATTGTTATTTGGATTAATACCAACGTTTTTTATTTTTCTTAGAATTATCAGATTTTCTAGAATTTGAGTTTTTTGAATTTTTAGATTTCGAGTTATTTTTATTTCTAAAATCTTTCTTTTGAGTATTATCGCTTGATTTTGAATCTTTTGATTGATTTTCTATCCAAGGATAAGGATGATTAGGAACTTCTTTTGCGGAAATTTTTGTTAATTTAATGATGTCTTGCCAATATGTTTTTTCATCTTTTCCACAAAAGGAAATAGAAACACCTTCGTTTCCAGCTCTTCCAGTTCTTCCAATTCTATGAACGTAAGTTTCTGGGATGTTTGGTAAATCAAAATTTATAACAAAAGGTAATTGGTCAATATCAATTCCTCTTGCAGCAATATCAGTAGCAATTAAAAATTTTACTTTTTTACTTTTAAATTCGTCTAAAGCTCTAATTCTAGCCGATTGTGATTTATCGCCATGAATTGCAATTGCGGAA contains:
- a CDS encoding nuclear transport factor 2 family protein; this encodes MQKVFVFIATLISSLVLSQNSDPKQIVDEFFIGFHAKDSIVLQKVCHTNMSLQTVTNAKENSRLKTEKASEFFKSIASIPDNIKVLEKITDYEVKIDGNMAHVWTPYEFYVNGQLSHIGVNSFTMVKEPNGEWKIVHIIDTRRKQ
- a CDS encoding L-serine ammonia-lyase → MECISVFDMLKIGVGPSSSHTLGPWRAAERFLNEVREQKLIDTIIRVKVDLYGSLSLTGKGHATDLAVMLGLSGADPEYIPVESIDVIISAIKNKNEIFLGNEIIIPFNPETDIVFNRNFLPFHANGLTFTVYTETTEYSSTFYSIGGGFVVKEDENNGNEEIKYAFPYPVDKASELLDFCHKENKSISQIVYENEKSMRTEEEINSELLRIWDTMLECMYIGCHTEGTLPGGLNVRRRAYDMHKNLIGVLPYDDPYSWLQIIRQTEVKFRQILKWVSCFALSVNEVNASLGRVVTAPTNGSAGVIPAVLMYYMVIENHEANEEQIKQFLMVAGEIGSIFKKGATISAAMGGCQAEIGVSSAMAAGALCEVMGGTPDQVLVAAEIAMEHHLGLTCDPIGGLVQIPCIERNTMGAIKAINAAELALETDAKNVKVPLDKVVNTMWETAKDMNSKYKETSEGGLAIGVNLADC
- the panB gene encoding 3-methyl-2-oxobutanoate hydroxymethyltransferase → MSVAKKDYKRITTKTLIEMKENGEKISMLTAYDFTMAKIVDTAGVDVILVGDSASNVMAGHETTLPITLDQMIYHASSVVRAAARALVVVDLPFGSYQSDSKEALRSAIRVMKESGGHAVKLEGGREIKESIKKILQAGIPVMGHLGLTPQSIYKFGTYTVRAKEDEEAEKLIEDAKMLEKIGCFALVLEKIPAKLAKRVAESISIPVIGIGAGNGVDGQVLVVHDMIGMTHEFHPRFLRRYMNLFEDMSNAIGQYVDDVKSQDFPNDNEQY
- a CDS encoding RluA family pseudouridine synthase, with the protein product MKILSTKDNLQVLYEDNHIIVVNKRIGDIVQGDKTGDKPLSEIVKEYIKVKYNKPGEVFLGVVHRLDRPTSGIVVFARTSKALSRLNETFKNKENQKTYWAVVKNCPPKESDTLVHFLTRNPKNNTSKAHSKEVPNSKKSSLSYSILSKLDNYFALEIDLHTGRHHQIRCQLAAIGSPIKGDLKYGFNRSNPDGGIHLHARKLILKHPVTKEIITFIAPTPDDVVWNLIN
- a CDS encoding DUF2809 domain-containing protein — encoded protein: MSLIPLFIGDFLYAILIYFGLRFLFLNHKKEVIAIIGLLLCFSIELSQLIQGIEWLNSIRKTQLGHYILGEGFLWSDIIAYIFGIVISYFNDKK
- a CDS encoding four helix bundle protein, which translates into the protein MHNFKELEIWKRSRLFCSKVYDITSEFTESEKFGLTNQLRRASVSVPSNIAEGSSRNSNKEFGRFLEIAIGSCYELETQLLISLDLKFISPNTIEELLRDLNEIVKMIVRFKSVLKI